The following coding sequences are from one Deltaproteobacteria bacterium window:
- the gcvH gene encoding glycine cleavage system protein GcvH, translated as MKVFPDDLLYNREHAWVRVEGELATIGLTDYAQENLGEILAIELPEVDAYVERDEPFGTIESAKGVFELLSPVSGEVISVNEDILDDIGIINSDPHDTGWMIVVGMKDLEELDDLLDSREYHDFVLKEAEGD; from the coding sequence ATGAAGGTATTTCCAGATGATCTTCTTTACAATCGGGAACATGCTTGGGTAAGAGTTGAGGGTGAATTAGCAACCATCGGCCTCACAGATTATGCCCAGGAGAATTTGGGAGAGATCCTCGCTATTGAACTCCCCGAAGTTGATGCTTATGTGGAACGGGATGAACCCTTTGGAACCATAGAATCCGCAAAAGGTGTTTTTGAGCTTCTCTCACCGGTCAGTGGCGAGGTAATAAGCGTCAATGAAGATATATTGGACGACATTGGTATTATCAACAGTGATCCTCATGATACAGGATGGATGATCGTTGTGGGAATGAAGGATTTGGAAGAGCTTGACGATCTTCTGGATTCGAGGGAGTATCATGATTTTGTGCTTAAGGAAGCGGAAGGTGATTGA